TTTTCCGTTTTCTTTTTTCCATTCTGCAGTTCTCTTTGCAATTTCTTGTTGAATTGAGGGTTTTTGTCTCATTTCATTTTGAAGAATTGCATAATCCCCTTGAGTGGCATATTGTTTATTGGCATGCTTTTTTTGTTTTTGCCAATAGGTATATTTTCCTTTAGATTTTTCATTATTCAAAAAATGTTGATCTTCTTGCCAAACATCTGCTAAGGTAAGAATCACAAGTAGTGGAAAAGCAAATTTTGCGGGAATTGTTTTCTTAATAAATAGGAGAACGATTATAAAAGCAGGAACGATATACATTAATCTACTCAGGGTAGAATCCCAAAACATCCCTTCTCTAATACTTATGGTCGCTTCATAGAGTGTGTTTGCTCCATTTGGATTGCTTTTTTCTAGCTGATCAATTGCTAAAAGTTCGGCTTGATTTAAGAAATCAAAAAAGACACTTGGAACAAGACCTATAAGTAAAATGGCTCCAATAACAGATCCACCAGTAATTGTTATTTTTTTGAGATTTTCTTCTGCCCAAGTTTTGTTGGTAATTTCTCTCAAAAACAAAATTGCCATAATAGGAAATGTAAAATTGGCAATTACCAGCATAGAAGATACGGTTCTAAACTTAGCATAAAGTGGGACATAGTCAATAAATAAATTGGTCAACCACATAGATCCAATATCTCCGCCTAGGTTTTTCCCCCAGCTAAGCATTATTGTAAGAATTGTAGCTCCCAAAAGCGACCATTTAAGCCAATTATTCACAAGAATTAAATACAATAGTGCAAAGAAAACAATAATAGCTCCAATATAATTAGGTCCTACTGTTCCTGGTTGATCTCCCCAGTATCCTCCAAAAGTTCTTCCTCTATTTTTTTGATATTCTTGATAAGCTAATTGTTGAATTTGTCTGTTTTCCTTTCCTAAAGTCTCAAAATATTCAGTAGTTAAATGATTGGCTCCTTTTGAGTTTGGAACAAAAAGATTATAAGTTTCTCCTATTCCATAAGACCAATGAGTAATATAATCTCTTTTTAGACCTTTACTCATATTCATTTTGTCGTATTCACTAAGGGTAGCTTCATCTGGCTTTGCTTCCGATTCTAGTACTGGCGCCCCTCTCATAGAGTGTTTACTGTATTTATAGGTTTCAAAATTATTTGAAAAATTAGCAACTCCGGCCAATATAACAGCTACAACTATAAATGCCATGCGTTTTGCGAATTGTCCTATTTCTTTGCTCTTATAATACCTAATAAATTCAAAAAGAATCATAAATGCCAAAACAAAACCAAGGTAGTATGTCATCTGGATATGGTATACCATAATTTCCATTGCCATAAAAAAGGTAAAAACAACAAAACCAAGCCAACGTTTTTCCCATTTAGATCTCAAAAGCATGATTAAACCTGCTAAAACTCCTGGAAATAAAGAGATAGCCATCATCTTTGTCATGTGACCTACTTGAATAATAATGATATTATAACTCACAAAAGCATATGCTAAAGCTCCCAAAATGGCAATCCAAAAATTAGTTTTTAAAACTCTTGCAAGAAGGTAAAAACTCATGGTAGAATAAATTACCGCTACCACGGGGTAACCAAACAAGCCAGAGAAGAATACATGTAGCTCATAAAAAGGATTAAAATTTGGATAATAGATGATATAGGTAGGCATTCCTCCAAACATAGAATTTGTCCAGGCAGATTTAGATCCAAACCAAGAATGATAAGTCATGGCCTCGTTTGCCATACCATTAAAACCTTGCATATCATGAAGCTTTAAAGAAAGCCCTTCCAAAACAGGAGAAAAATAGGCGAGTGCTACCAATAAAAAAATACCAAAAGCTGCAAAATGCTCCCAGTTAGACTTAAAAAAATGCTTGATTTTTTCCATTATATCTACTTTTAAAGGCACTAAGATAATCCATATTGTGCAATTCTGAAGAAAAAAAGTTTAGATAAAAATATCCACTTTTAAAAAGCCATTAATTTTATACTTCCATAGAAATTTTGCCATATCTTTGAACACCTTATGGGAATGGTAAATAAAATAAAAGATCCAATAAAGGAGGAGATGAAAATCTTTGAAGAAAAATTCAAAGATTCCATAGCTACCTCTGTGCCACTTCTGGATAAAATCACTCATTACATTGTAAAAAGAAAGGGAAAACAAATGCGACCGATGTTTGTTTTTCTTGTTGCCAAAACCTTCGGGGAGATTAATGAAAGTAGTTACCGAGCGGCTTCTTTAGTAGAGTTGCTTCATACAGCAACTTTAGTTCATGACGATGTGGTAGATGACGCCAATCTTCGGAGAGGTTTTTTTTCTATAAATGCTTTGTGGAAAAATAAAATTGCCGTTTTGGTGGGAGATTATTTGCTTTCAAAACTGTTGGTTTTAGCCGTGAAAAATCAGGAATTCAAATTGCTTGAAATTACCGCAACTGCTGTAGAAGAAATGAGTGAAGGAGAACTGCTCCAAATAGAAAAGGCTCGAAAATTAGACATTGTGGAAAGTGTCTATTTTGATATTATCAGAAAAAAAACTGCAACTCTTATAGGGACTTGTTGTTCTACTGGTTTAGCATCAGTTTCTAAGGATGAAAGTCTCATTGAAAAAGCTTATACTTTTGGTGAAAAAATAGGCTTAGCCTTTCAGATAAAAGATGACTTATTCGATTATCAACAATCCAGTTCATTGATAGGGAAACCTGTAGGGATAGATATCAAAGAACAAAAAATGACTCTTCCCCTCATTTATACCCTTCAAAAATGTTCTGAAAAAGATAAAAAGTTCATCATCAGGACGGTGAAAAGACATAATACAAACTCAAAAAGAGTCCAGCAAGTGATTAAAATGGTTAAGGAGCATGGAGGATTAGATTATGCTAAAGAAAAAATGAATACCATTTTTCAGGAGGCTCTTGAAATACTTGAAACTTTTCCAGATAATGCCTCAAAAGAGTCTTTAAGACTGCTTGTTGAGTATGTAATAAAAAGGAAAAAATAAAACTTAAAAAATAGACTTTTATTTCTTTTCTTGAATTTTTTTGATTTCTCTCTGGGTCTATTCTGTTAGTAATAGTCTATCATAACTTTTTTGAAAGAGGTTTAATCAAAGAAAAGTTTTAGTAAACGCTAGATTTTAATCCCCATTTTTAGGATACTACCAGAATTGATATTTCCATCATAAAA
The genomic region above belongs to Flavobacteriales bacterium and contains:
- a CDS encoding YfhO family protein, with protein sequence MEKIKHFFKSNWEHFAAFGIFLLVALAYFSPVLEGLSLKLHDMQGFNGMANEAMTYHSWFGSKSAWTNSMFGGMPTYIIYYPNFNPFYELHVFFSGLFGYPVVAVIYSTMSFYLLARVLKTNFWIAILGALAYAFVSYNIIIIQVGHMTKMMAISLFPGVLAGLIMLLRSKWEKRWLGFVVFTFFMAMEIMVYHIQMTYYLGFVLAFMILFEFIRYYKSKEIGQFAKRMAFIVVAVILAGVANFSNNFETYKYSKHSMRGAPVLESEAKPDEATLSEYDKMNMSKGLKRDYITHWSYGIGETYNLFVPNSKGANHLTTEYFETLGKENRQIQQLAYQEYQKNRGRTFGGYWGDQPGTVGPNYIGAIIVFFALLYLILVNNWLKWSLLGATILTIMLSWGKNLGGDIGSMWLTNLFIDYVPLYAKFRTVSSMLVIANFTFPIMAILFLREITNKTWAEENLKKITITGGSVIGAILLIGLVPSVFFDFLNQAELLAIDQLEKSNPNGANTLYEATISIREGMFWDSTLSRLMYIVPAFIIVLLFIKKTIPAKFAFPLLVILTLADVWQEDQHFLNNEKSKGKYTYWQKQKKHANKQYATQGDYAILQNEMRQKPSIQQEIAKRTAEWKKENGKRMSKFDKENIEFQTLNFETNYRVMDLDNPFNSSRASYFHKSTGGYSPAKLRRYQDIIDGYISKELAHLNSRDFGKTKVLNMLNNKYYLYQGKLFAVNDQTYGNAWFVNQIKEVSSANEEHAEIANIDPKNTVILHQDELKKLQNKTSSANGSVKLVSYKPDVLTYESNNPTTGIAVFSEIYYPEGWTAFIDGEEVSILRANYILRALEIPAGKHKIEFRMVNNRSMIGGILSLLVFLMTIGALYLNYKRKG
- a CDS encoding polyprenyl synthetase family protein, with the translated sequence MGMVNKIKDPIKEEMKIFEEKFKDSIATSVPLLDKITHYIVKRKGKQMRPMFVFLVAKTFGEINESSYRAASLVELLHTATLVHDDVVDDANLRRGFFSINALWKNKIAVLVGDYLLSKLLVLAVKNQEFKLLEITATAVEEMSEGELLQIEKARKLDIVESVYFDIIRKKTATLIGTCCSTGLASVSKDESLIEKAYTFGEKIGLAFQIKDDLFDYQQSSSLIGKPVGIDIKEQKMTLPLIYTLQKCSEKDKKFIIRTVKRHNTNSKRVQQVIKMVKEHGGLDYAKEKMNTIFQEALEILETFPDNASKESLRLLVEYVIKRKK